In one Pseudomonas sp. 31-12 genomic region, the following are encoded:
- a CDS encoding high-affinity branched-chain amino acid ABC transporter permease LivM encodes MTRNLKQALFSALLVWAVAYPVLGLKLTIVGIHLEVHGTSSATLITIAVCSVLMFLRVLFDQQISSAWRSSPNMPLIPAKASNFLTLPTTQRWIIIALIVGALVWPFFGSRGAVDIATLVLIYVMLGLGLNIVVGLAGLLDLGYVGFYAVGAYSYALLSHYLGLGFWICLPIAGLMAATFGFLLGFPVLRLRGDYLAIVTLGFGEIIRLFLRNLTDITGGPNGISNIEKPTFFGLTFERKAAEGMQTFHEYFGLAYNSINKVIFLYLVALLLALAALFVINRLLRMPIGRAWEALREDEIACRALGLNPTVIKLSAFTLGAAFAGFAGSFFAARQGLVTPESFTFIESAIILAIVVLGGMGSQLGVILAAVVMILLPEMMREFSEYRMLMFGALMVLMMIWRPQGLLPMQRPHMELRK; translated from the coding sequence ATGACTAGGAATCTTAAACAGGCACTGTTCAGTGCTTTGCTGGTGTGGGCCGTGGCCTACCCGGTACTGGGTCTGAAACTGACCATCGTCGGCATCCACCTCGAAGTGCACGGCACCAGCAGCGCCACACTGATCACTATCGCGGTGTGCTCGGTGCTGATGTTCCTGCGGGTGCTGTTCGATCAACAGATTAGCTCGGCCTGGCGCTCGTCGCCAAACATGCCGCTGATTCCGGCCAAGGCCAGTAACTTCCTGACCCTGCCGACCACCCAGCGCTGGATCATCATTGCGTTGATCGTCGGTGCTCTGGTCTGGCCGTTCTTCGGCTCTCGCGGTGCGGTGGATATCGCCACGCTGGTGCTGATCTACGTGATGCTCGGCCTCGGCCTGAACATCGTGGTCGGCCTGGCCGGCCTGCTCGACCTGGGTTACGTCGGCTTCTATGCCGTCGGGGCGTACAGCTATGCATTGCTGTCGCACTATCTGGGTCTGGGCTTCTGGATCTGTCTGCCGATCGCCGGCCTGATGGCGGCCACTTTCGGTTTCCTGCTCGGCTTCCCGGTACTGCGTCTGCGCGGCGACTACCTGGCGATCGTGACCCTGGGCTTCGGTGAAATCATCCGTCTGTTCCTGCGTAACCTCACCGATATCACTGGTGGCCCGAACGGCATCAGCAACATCGAGAAGCCGACGTTCTTCGGGCTCACCTTCGAGCGCAAAGCGGCAGAAGGCATGCAGACGTTCCACGAGTACTTCGGCCTGGCCTATAACTCGATCAACAAGGTGATTTTCCTGTACCTGGTTGCACTGTTGCTGGCCCTGGCTGCGCTGTTCGTGATCAACCGTTTGCTGCGCATGCCGATCGGCCGTGCGTGGGAAGCGTTGCGTGAAGACGAGATCGCCTGCCGTGCGCTGGGTCTGAATCCTACGGTCATCAAGCTTTCCGCCTTCACCCTGGGCGCCGCCTTCGCAGGTTTCGCCGGCAGTTTCTTCGCTGCCCGTCAGGGACTGGTGACGCCGGAGTCGTTCACCTTCATCGAGTCGGCGATCATTCTCGCCATCGTCGTATTGGGTGGCATGGGCTCGCAGTTGGGAGTGATCCTGGCCGCCGTGGTGATGATCCTGTTGCCGGAAATGATGCGTGAGTTCAGTGAGTACCGCATGTTGATGTTCGGCGCCTTGATGGTGCTGATGATGATCTGGCGTCCTCAAGGCCTGCTGCCCATGCAACGTCCTCACATGGAGCTGCGCAAATGA
- a CDS encoding bifunctional diguanylate cyclase/phosphodiesterase codes for MEWPALYFTNQLPETGQVILNCVHNPFLVLLAYVVACATGFATLDITERVGHAEKPASQRLWRWVGAGCLAGGIWAMHFISMLAFQAPIEISYQLPITLISLLFALTASWLAMHTLSHPHVSFWQTLRAAVWIGLGIATMHYVGMAAMQSNATAYYDPTLFVLSVVIAIGASLAALVISRHLREGSGVAHQLLKYTASLVLGAGIVSMHFTGMAALSLVLPIDSAQPLPGDNNHLQLGLTVAMMTLLIIGSSISAALADKKLQHKEGDLQRVNTLLGQLDQARLSLQQVAHSDALTNLINRRGFNQIFVEKLLEKTKEGGMLAVMFLDIDHFKRINDSLGHDAGDELLKVLAGHIKDSAHSHDDVVARFGGDEFCILIDLRDREEAQQMAQRIMLKMKDPIELAGRSMVMTTSIGISVFPQDGTTCEELLKNADLALYQSKGSGRNGLHFFSPHMKTRASLELQLEEELRHALRNEDGLTLYYQPIYDLKIGQVTKLEARIRWQHPVHGLLAPDRFIAIAEANGLIAELDNWVLLRACGDLAELSRQGRDELKIAVNCSPLNLAREELADEIENALRIAGVAPQRLELEVTENALMGNLANTLVLLKQIRSLGVSLSIDDFGTGYSSLAYLKRLPLNTLKIDRSFIQDVPKATQDMEIVNAIIIMAHTLHLQVVSEGVETSEQYDFLERQGCDLVQGHLFSRPVPLAELPAVLDEINQRKHSRSVSSLSLACGTTALTSTDPFPKSPAPHAGASVVRPIR; via the coding sequence ATGGAGTGGCCTGCTTTATATTTTACGAACCAACTGCCAGAGACCGGCCAGGTCATACTCAATTGCGTCCATAACCCCTTTCTGGTGTTGCTCGCTTACGTGGTCGCCTGTGCGACCGGCTTCGCCACGCTGGACATTACCGAACGGGTCGGCCATGCCGAAAAACCCGCGTCCCAACGGCTCTGGCGCTGGGTCGGTGCCGGGTGTCTGGCGGGCGGTATCTGGGCCATGCACTTCATCAGCATGCTGGCGTTCCAGGCGCCGATCGAAATAAGTTACCAGCTGCCCATCACCCTGATTTCGCTGTTATTTGCACTGACGGCCTCGTGGCTGGCGATGCATACCCTCAGCCATCCTCATGTGAGTTTCTGGCAAACCCTGCGGGCCGCAGTGTGGATCGGCCTGGGTATCGCGACCATGCACTACGTGGGCATGGCCGCTATGCAGTCGAATGCGACGGCTTATTACGACCCCACCCTGTTCGTCCTCTCCGTCGTGATCGCGATTGGCGCCAGCCTGGCGGCCCTGGTGATTTCCCGTCACCTGCGCGAAGGCAGCGGCGTCGCTCATCAACTGCTCAAATACACCGCCAGCCTGGTGCTCGGGGCCGGCATCGTCAGCATGCATTTCACTGGCATGGCAGCACTCAGCCTGGTGCTGCCCATCGATAGCGCCCAGCCGCTGCCCGGCGACAACAACCACCTGCAGCTGGGATTGACGGTGGCGATGATGACGTTACTGATCATTGGCAGCAGTATCAGCGCGGCACTCGCCGACAAGAAGCTGCAACACAAGGAAGGCGACCTGCAGCGGGTCAACACCTTGCTCGGCCAACTGGATCAGGCGCGCTTGTCGCTGCAACAGGTGGCGCACTCCGACGCACTGACCAACCTGATCAATCGTCGTGGCTTCAACCAGATTTTCGTTGAAAAACTGCTGGAGAAGACCAAGGAAGGCGGGATGCTGGCGGTGATGTTCCTCGACATCGACCACTTCAAGCGGATCAACGACAGCCTGGGCCATGATGCCGGCGACGAATTGCTCAAGGTCCTGGCCGGCCACATCAAGGATTCGGCACACAGCCACGACGATGTGGTGGCGCGCTTTGGCGGGGACGAGTTCTGCATCCTCATCGACCTGCGTGACCGTGAAGAAGCGCAGCAAATGGCCCAGCGCATCATGCTGAAAATGAAAGACCCCATCGAGCTGGCCGGGCGCAGCATGGTCATGACCACCAGCATCGGCATCAGCGTGTTTCCGCAGGACGGTACAACCTGCGAGGAACTGCTGAAAAACGCCGATCTGGCGCTTTATCAATCCAAAGGCAGCGGACGCAACGGGCTGCATTTTTTCAGTCCGCACATGAAAACCCGCGCCTCGCTGGAGCTGCAGCTAGAAGAAGAACTGCGGCACGCCCTGCGCAATGAAGACGGCTTGACTCTGTATTACCAACCGATCTACGACCTGAAAATCGGCCAGGTCACCAAACTCGAAGCGCGGATTCGCTGGCAACACCCGGTTCACGGGCTGTTGGCACCGGATCGATTCATTGCCATTGCCGAGGCCAACGGCCTGATCGCTGAACTGGACAACTGGGTATTGCTCAGGGCCTGCGGGGACCTTGCAGAACTGTCCCGTCAGGGGCGCGACGAACTCAAGATTGCCGTGAACTGCTCGCCGCTGAACCTTGCCCGTGAAGAACTGGCCGATGAAATCGAAAACGCCCTGCGCATCGCCGGGGTGGCGCCACAACGGCTGGAACTGGAAGTGACCGAAAACGCGCTGATGGGCAACCTCGCCAACACCCTGGTGCTGCTGAAGCAGATCCGTTCACTCGGTGTGTCGCTGTCGATCGACGACTTCGGCACCGGCTATTCATCCCTGGCCTACCTCAAGCGCCTGCCGCTGAACACACTGAAAATCGACCGCTCGTTCATTCAGGACGTCCCCAAGGCCACCCAGGACATGGAAATCGTCAACGCCATTATCATCATGGCCCACACCCTGCATTTGCAGGTCGTCAGCGAGGGCGTCGAGACGTCCGAGCAATATGATTTTCTCGAACGCCAGGGCTGCGACCTGGTTCAGGGCCACCTGTTCAGCCGTCCGGTGCCTCTGGCCGAGCTGCCTGCGGTACTGGACGAAATCAATCAGCGCAAACACTCACGCAGTGTCAGTTCTTTGAGCCTGGCGTGCGGTACAACTGCACTAACGTCGACGGATCCTTTTCCAAAAAGCCCTGCCCCCCATGCAGGCGCATCAGTTGTGCGGCCAATCCGCTGA
- the livG gene encoding high-affinity branched-chain amino acid ABC transporter ATP-binding protein LivG — protein sequence MSREILKVENLSMRFGGLLAVNGVALTVKEKQVVALIGPNGAGKTTVFNCLTGFYKPSGGSILLDGEPIEGLPGHKIALKGVVRTFQNVRLFKDMTAVENLLIAQHRHLNTNFLSGLFKTPGFRKSEREAMEFAEFWLDKVNLTQFANRPAGTLAYGQQRRLEIARCMMTRPRILMLDEPAAGLNPKETEDLKALISMLREEHNVTVLLIEHDMKLVMSISDHIVVINQGTPLADGTPEQIRDNPEVIKAYLGEA from the coding sequence ATGAGCCGCGAGATCCTTAAAGTCGAAAATCTGAGCATGCGCTTCGGCGGCTTGCTGGCGGTCAACGGCGTGGCCCTGACCGTGAAGGAAAAACAGGTGGTTGCATTGATCGGCCCTAACGGCGCCGGCAAGACCACGGTGTTCAACTGCCTGACCGGTTTCTACAAACCGAGCGGCGGCAGCATCCTGCTGGACGGTGAGCCGATCGAAGGCCTGCCGGGCCACAAGATCGCCCTCAAAGGCGTGGTGCGCACCTTCCAGAACGTGCGGTTGTTCAAGGACATGACCGCGGTCGAGAACCTCTTGATCGCGCAGCACCGTCACCTGAACACCAACTTCCTGTCCGGCCTGTTCAAGACCCCGGGGTTCCGCAAAAGCGAACGCGAGGCCATGGAGTTCGCCGAGTTCTGGCTGGACAAGGTCAACCTCACGCAATTCGCCAACCGTCCGGCCGGCACTCTGGCCTACGGTCAGCAACGTCGTCTGGAAATCGCCCGCTGCATGATGACCCGTCCGCGGATCCTCATGCTCGACGAACCGGCCGCCGGCCTGAACCCGAAGGAAACCGAGGACCTCAAGGCGCTGATCAGCATGCTGCGTGAAGAGCACAACGTCACCGTGCTGCTGATCGAACATGACATGAAACTGGTCATGAGCATTTCCGACCACATCGTCGTGATCAACCAGGGCACGCCTCTGGCCGACGGT
- a CDS encoding MFS transporter, which yields MQNSTQAANAWRILFLLFLANLFNFFDRTIPAIIIEPIRMEWHLSDFQLGIIGTAFTIVYAIAGLPLGRMADTGSRSKLMGWGLAAWSGLTAVNGLVGSFWAFLIVRMGVGIGEASYAPAANSLIGDLFPAHRRARAMGIFMLGLPLGLLLAFFTIGAMVKAFDSWRAPFFIAAVPGLILAIFMFFIKEPKRGAAESVQVSQERIDRPIRRVLAVPTFLWLVMAGLCFNFATYACNSFLVPMLQRYFLMPLQEAAVATGVIVGVTGLFGLTLGGWVADKIHQRVANGRLLFAAFSLIISTVCTAWALHAGRIEIGVFVAVFSLGWLFAYNFYTCVYTAIQDVVEPRLRATAMALFFAGLYLLGGGLGPVVVGGLSDHFAHTAMAAAGAEQMTEAFKAVGLHDAMYLIPVALFFTMVFLFLASRCFVRDAKRMKDGLVAVGEPDVAVATA from the coding sequence ATGCAGAACTCGACCCAAGCGGCGAATGCCTGGCGCATTCTGTTCCTGCTGTTCCTGGCCAACCTGTTCAACTTTTTCGATCGTACCATCCCGGCCATCATCATCGAACCGATCCGCATGGAATGGCACCTCAGCGACTTTCAGCTGGGCATCATCGGCACTGCATTCACCATCGTTTACGCCATTGCCGGCCTTCCTCTTGGGCGTATGGCCGACACCGGTTCGCGCAGCAAGCTGATGGGTTGGGGCCTGGCGGCGTGGAGCGGTCTGACGGCGGTCAACGGGCTGGTGGGCAGTTTCTGGGCGTTCCTGATCGTGCGCATGGGCGTCGGCATCGGCGAAGCCAGTTACGCACCGGCCGCCAACTCGCTGATTGGCGACCTGTTTCCGGCTCATCGTCGCGCCCGGGCGATGGGCATTTTCATGCTCGGCCTGCCGCTGGGCTTGTTGCTGGCTTTCTTCACCATTGGTGCAATGGTCAAGGCGTTTGACAGCTGGCGGGCGCCGTTCTTTATTGCGGCGGTGCCGGGGCTGATCCTGGCGATCTTCATGTTCTTCATCAAGGAGCCGAAACGCGGCGCCGCGGAGAGCGTGCAAGTCTCCCAGGAACGCATTGACCGGCCGATCCGCCGCGTGCTGGCGGTGCCGACTTTCCTGTGGCTGGTGATGGCGGGGCTGTGTTTCAACTTTGCCACCTACGCCTGCAACTCGTTTCTGGTGCCGATGCTGCAGCGTTACTTCCTGATGCCATTGCAGGAAGCGGCAGTGGCGACCGGGGTGATCGTCGGCGTGACCGGGTTGTTCGGGTTGACGCTCGGCGGCTGGGTCGCCGACAAGATTCACCAGCGGGTGGCCAATGGGCGGCTGCTGTTTGCCGCGTTCAGCCTGATCATTTCGACCGTTTGTACCGCGTGGGCGTTACATGCCGGGCGGATCGAAATCGGCGTGTTCGTCGCGGTGTTCAGTCTGGGCTGGCTGTTCGCATACAACTTCTATACCTGCGTTTACACGGCGATTCAGGACGTGGTCGAACCACGCTTGCGGGCCACGGCGATGGCGTTGTTCTTTGCCGGGTTGTACTTGCTGGGTGGTGGTTTGGGGCCGGTAGTGGTGGGTGGTTTGTCCGACCACTTCGCACACACAGCGATGGCCGCGGCCGGCGCCGAGCAGATGACCGAGGCGTTCAAGGCTGTCGGGCTGCATGACGCGATGTATTTGATCCCCGTGGCGCTGTTTTTCACCATGGTGTTTCTGTTCCTGGCTTCGCGGTGTTTTGTTCGGGATGCCAAGCGGATGAAGGACGGGTTGGTCGCTGTGGGTGAGCCTGATGTTGCAGTGGCGACTGCATAA
- a CDS encoding branched-chain amino acid ABC transporter substrate-binding protein codes for MTKATKQISKLFAAMVLAGVASHSFAADTIKIGIAGPKTGPVAQYGDMQFSGAKMAIEQINAKGGVDGKKLEAVEYDDACDPKQAVAVANKVVNDGVKFVVGHLCSSSTQPASDIYEDEGVIMITPAATSPDITARGYKMVFRTIGLDSAQGPAAGNYIADHVKPKIVAVLHDKQQYGEGIATAVKQTLEKKGTKVAVFEGINAGDKDFSSIIQKLKQANVDFVYYGGYHPELGLILRQADEKGLKAKFMGPEGVGNDSISQIAQKASEGLLVTLPKSFDQDPANIALADAFKAKKEDPSGPFVFPAYSAVEVIAEGIKAAKSEDTAKVAEAIHKGTFKTPTGDLSFDDKGDLKDFKFVVYEWHFGKPKTEAKPQ; via the coding sequence ATGACTAAGGCTACTAAGCAGATTTCCAAACTGTTTGCCGCTATGGTTCTGGCCGGGGTTGCCAGCCATTCGTTCGCAGCTGACACCATCAAGATCGGCATCGCCGGCCCTAAAACCGGTCCTGTAGCCCAATACGGCGACATGCAGTTCAGTGGCGCCAAAATGGCCATCGAACAGATCAACGCCAAAGGCGGTGTAGACGGCAAGAAACTCGAAGCCGTTGAATACGATGACGCCTGTGATCCAAAACAAGCGGTAGCTGTCGCGAACAAAGTCGTCAACGACGGCGTCAAGTTTGTGGTCGGTCACCTGTGCTCCAGCTCCACTCAACCGGCTTCGGACATTTACGAAGACGAAGGCGTGATCATGATCACCCCGGCTGCCACCAGCCCGGACATCACCGCCCGTGGTTACAAAATGGTGTTCCGCACCATCGGTCTGGACAGCGCCCAAGGCCCTGCCGCCGGTAACTACATCGCCGATCACGTAAAACCGAAAATCGTTGCTGTCCTGCACGACAAACAGCAATACGGTGAAGGCATCGCCACCGCCGTTAAACAAACCCTCGAGAAAAAAGGCACCAAGGTTGCCGTGTTCGAAGGCATCAACGCCGGCGACAAGGACTTCTCGTCGATCATCCAGAAACTCAAGCAAGCCAACGTCGACTTCGTTTACTACGGTGGCTACCACCCTGAGCTGGGCCTGATCCTGCGCCAGGCGGATGAAAAAGGCCTGAAAGCCAAGTTCATGGGTCCGGAAGGCGTGGGTAACGACTCGATCTCGCAGATCGCTCAGAAAGCTTCGGAAGGTCTGCTGGTGACGCTGCCGAAATCCTTCGACCAAGATCCAGCCAACATCGCCCTGGCTGATGCGTTCAAAGCGAAGAAAGAAGACCCGAGCGGTCCGTTCGTGTTCCCGGCCTACTCGGCTGTGGAAGTGATTGCCGAAGGCATCAAGGCCGCCAAGTCCGAAGACACTGCCAAAGTGGCTGAAGCCATCCACAAAGGCACCTTCAAGACGCCAACCGGCGACCTGAGCTTCGACGACAAAGGCGACCTGAAGGACTTCAAATTTGTGGTTTACGAGTGGCACTTCGGCAAACCTAAAACTGAAGCCAAGCCTCAGTAA
- a CDS encoding DUF2288 domain-containing protein produces MNEEPSTLYAKLLGETASITWKELEPFFAKGALLWVNPGLDLIAAAEAVATDEGEKVAAWLAADKVAKLSETRALDLFERDPELWAVVVSPWILIQERATS; encoded by the coding sequence ATGAATGAAGAACCTAGCACCCTCTATGCCAAGCTGCTTGGTGAAACCGCATCTATTACCTGGAAAGAGTTGGAGCCCTTCTTCGCCAAGGGTGCCCTATTGTGGGTCAACCCTGGCCTGGATTTGATCGCCGCAGCAGAGGCAGTGGCGACGGATGAAGGGGAGAAAGTGGCTGCCTGGCTGGCTGCTGACAAGGTCGCCAAGCTCTCTGAAACGCGGGCGCTGGATCTTTTTGAGCGCGACCCGGAGTTGTGGGCCGTGGTGGTTTCGCCGTGGATTCTGATCCAGGAAAGGGCGACGAGCTGA
- the livH gene encoding high-affinity branched-chain amino acid ABC transporter permease LivH produces the protein MPDIYHFLQQLVNGLTIGSTYALIAIGYTMVYGIIGMINFAHGEVYMIGSYVAFIAIAGLAMLGLDSVPLLITAAFIATIVVTSAYGYSIERVAYRPLRGSNRLIPLISAIGMSIFLQNTVLLAQDSKDKSIANLIPGSFTFGPGGAHEVLISYMQIVVFVVTFVAMLGLTMFISRSRLGRACRACAEDIKMANLLGINTNNIIALTFVIGAALAAIAAVLLSMQYGVINPNAGFLVGLKAFTAAVLGGIGSIPGAMLGGLVLGVAEAFGADIFGDQYKDVVAFGLLVLVLLFRPTGILGRPEVEKV, from the coding sequence ATGCCTGACATCTATCACTTCCTCCAACAGCTGGTTAATGGCCTGACCATTGGCAGTACGTATGCTCTGATCGCCATCGGCTATACGATGGTTTACGGCATCATTGGAATGATCAACTTCGCCCACGGCGAGGTGTACATGATCGGCTCCTACGTGGCGTTCATCGCCATCGCCGGGTTGGCCATGCTGGGACTCGACAGCGTTCCGCTGTTGATTACCGCTGCTTTCATCGCGACCATCGTCGTGACCAGTGCCTACGGTTACAGCATCGAACGCGTCGCCTACCGCCCTTTGCGCGGCAGCAACCGTCTGATCCCGCTGATTTCCGCCATCGGCATGTCGATCTTCCTGCAGAACACGGTTCTGCTGGCGCAAGACTCCAAGGACAAATCCATAGCCAACCTGATCCCCGGCAGCTTCACCTTCGGGCCAGGTGGCGCACATGAAGTGCTGATTTCCTACATGCAAATCGTGGTATTCGTGGTGACCTTCGTCGCCATGCTCGGCTTGACAATGTTCATCTCCCGCTCTCGTCTCGGACGTGCCTGCCGCGCCTGTGCCGAAGACATCAAGATGGCCAACTTGCTGGGCATCAATACCAACAACATCATCGCCCTGACCTTCGTCATCGGTGCCGCATTGGCGGCCATCGCGGCCGTCTTGTTGAGCATGCAATACGGTGTGATCAACCCGAACGCCGGGTTCCTCGTTGGACTCAAGGCGTTCACCGCAGCGGTACTGGGCGGTATCGGCAGCATCCCGGGAGCCATGCTCGGCGGGCTGGTATTAGGGGTGGCGGAAGCCTTTGGTGCCGATATCTTCGGCGACCAGTACAAGGACGTCGTGGCTTTCGGCTTGTTGGTTCTGGTTCTGTTGTTCCGGCCGACCGGCATCCTTGGCCGTCCGGAGGTTGAAAAAGTATGA
- a CDS encoding NAD(P)-dependent oxidoreductase: MMSTLPSLSFAGIGLMGLPMCRRLLAAGYPLTVWNRNPAKCAQLVEAGARQVSTAAELARHADVVMLCLADTAVVREVVFGPAGIAEGAKGGQLLVDFSSLEPTATREMASALVSQCGMRWLDAPVSGGVVGAEAGSLAIMVGGEAPDLERVRPVLLNLGQRVTHMGGVGAGQVTKACNQMIVACNALVIAEVVALAERSGVDARLIAEALAGGFADSKPLQILAPQMAESRFEPVKWHVRTLLKDLDTAVQFSREQGSATPISGLAAQLMRLHGGQGFLEKDPSTLVQLYRTPGSKN, from the coding sequence ATGATGTCAACGCTACCTTCGTTGAGTTTTGCTGGAATCGGCCTGATGGGCTTGCCCATGTGCCGTCGCCTGTTGGCGGCGGGGTATCCGCTGACGGTCTGGAATCGCAATCCGGCCAAGTGCGCTCAGCTGGTCGAAGCTGGCGCCCGGCAGGTGTCGACAGCGGCCGAATTGGCTCGGCATGCCGACGTGGTGATGCTGTGCCTGGCGGACACGGCGGTGGTGCGCGAGGTGGTTTTCGGCCCGGCCGGCATTGCCGAGGGCGCTAAAGGTGGCCAGTTGCTGGTGGACTTTTCCAGTCTGGAACCGACCGCGACGCGGGAAATGGCCTCGGCGCTCGTCAGCCAATGCGGCATGCGCTGGCTCGACGCGCCGGTGTCCGGCGGAGTCGTCGGTGCCGAGGCCGGCAGCCTGGCGATTATGGTCGGCGGCGAAGCGCCAGACCTGGAGCGAGTCAGACCGGTGCTGCTGAACCTCGGTCAACGGGTAACTCACATGGGCGGTGTCGGCGCCGGGCAAGTGACCAAGGCCTGCAATCAGATGATCGTTGCCTGCAATGCGCTGGTGATTGCGGAAGTGGTGGCGTTGGCCGAGCGCTCCGGGGTCGACGCCCGCCTGATCGCCGAGGCACTGGCGGGAGGCTTCGCTGATTCAAAACCGTTGCAGATCCTCGCTCCGCAAATGGCCGAGAGCCGTTTCGAGCCGGTGAAGTGGCACGTGCGCACGCTGCTCAAAGACCTCGACACTGCGGTGCAATTCTCCCGCGAACAAGGTTCAGCCACGCCGATCAGCGGATTGGCCGCACAACTGATGCGCCTGCATGGGGGGCAGGGCTTTTTGGAAAAGGATCCGTCGACGTTAGTGCAGTTGTACCGCACGCCAGGCTCAAAGAACTGA
- a CDS encoding YkgJ family cysteine cluster protein, with product MSEASPCLNCGACCSHFRVSFFWGECTSAGGTVPDELVAPISPSRVAMLGTDCKPTRCIGLVGEVGSTVQCSIYDKRSSTCREFDASWANGEANVDCDAARAAFGLPALQPEFEFPYEQIA from the coding sequence ATGTCCGAAGCCAGTCCGTGTCTGAATTGCGGTGCCTGCTGTTCTCATTTTCGCGTGTCTTTTTTCTGGGGTGAATGCACCTCGGCGGGGGGAACGGTGCCCGACGAGCTAGTCGCGCCCATCAGCCCCAGCCGGGTGGCCATGCTGGGCACGGACTGCAAACCCACTCGCTGCATCGGGCTGGTTGGCGAAGTCGGCAGCACTGTGCAGTGCTCGATTTACGACAAGCGTTCCAGCACCTGCCGGGAATTCGACGCCTCCTGGGCCAATGGCGAGGCGAACGTGGATTGCGATGCGGCACGGGCAGCGTTCGGATTGCCGGCCCTGCAACCGGAATTCGAGTTCCCTTATGAGCAGATCGCCTGA